From Verrucomicrobiota bacterium, a single genomic window includes:
- a CDS encoding NADH-quinone oxidoreductase subunit B, translating into MDEGLKSELQKQGIFTTTLEDLYNWGRKNSVWPLSFGLACCAIEMISASMARYDLARFGAEVFRPSPRQADLMIVAGTVTKKMAPQVVRLYNQMPEPKYVIAMGACAISGGPFKQGYNVLKGIDRYIPVDVHIPGCPPRPEALLHAFMTLQKMIDKQKLTGKDRARHFDPEAPSEFPVPKFGAHDLEPTNNPGVWQPPVLARGV; encoded by the coding sequence ATGGACGAAGGATTAAAAAGCGAGTTGCAGAAACAGGGCATCTTCACGACGACCCTTGAAGATTTGTATAATTGGGGTCGGAAGAATTCCGTGTGGCCGCTGTCGTTTGGCCTCGCCTGTTGCGCCATCGAAATGATTTCCGCTTCAATGGCGCGTTATGACCTAGCCCGCTTCGGCGCGGAGGTGTTTCGTCCCTCGCCGCGACAGGCCGACCTGATGATCGTCGCTGGAACGGTGACGAAGAAGATGGCGCCACAGGTCGTGCGGCTCTACAACCAGATGCCGGAGCCGAAATACGTCATCGCCATGGGCGCGTGCGCGATTTCCGGCGGGCCGTTCAAACAAGGTTACAACGTGCTCAAAGGCATTGATCGCTACATTCCAGTTGATGTGCACATCCCCGGTTGTCCGCCTCGACCGGAAGCGCTGTTGCACGCTTTTATGACATTGCAGAAGATGATCGATAAACAAAAACTGACTGGCAAAGACCGCGCCCGTCATTTTGATCCGGAGGCACCTAGTGAATTTCCCGTCCCAAAATTTGGCGCGCACGATTTAGAGCCGACCAATAATCCGGGTGTGTGGCAGCCGCCGGTACTGGCGAGAGGCGTCTGA
- a CDS encoding NADH-quinone oxidoreductase subunit A, which translates to MNEDNPYWFITVLLIGGVAFCLTPLALAWLWARFFSPPKPGPEKNAIYECGLESKGDAWVQFKSEYYLYGIIFLIFDVETVFLLPFAVAFTGLSVGAFLAMMVFLLLLVEGLVWAWVKGVLTWK; encoded by the coding sequence ATGAATGAAGACAATCCCTACTGGTTCATTACAGTCTTATTGATCGGCGGCGTCGCATTTTGCCTCACACCGCTGGCGCTAGCGTGGCTGTGGGCGAGATTTTTTTCTCCACCCAAACCCGGTCCGGAAAAAAATGCGATCTACGAATGTGGATTGGAATCCAAAGGCGATGCCTGGGTGCAGTTCAAATCAGAATATTATCTCTACGGCATCATCTTCCTGATTTTCGATGTGGAGACTGTTTTTTTGTTGCCGTTTGCCGTGGCTTTCACCGGTTTATCGGTCGGGGCGTTTCTTGCGATGATGGTTTTCCTGCTGCTGCTGGTCGAAGGTCTGGTGTGGGCCTGGGTGAAAGGCGTGCTGACGTGGAAATGA
- a CDS encoding SDR family oxidoreductase has protein sequence MPRDNVILVTGVTRGLGRAMVDEFVRLGHTVLGCGRSRQAIAQLRMSFGRPHEFAEVDVASDERVKLWAGRVLENYGPPDLLLNNAALINKNAPLWKVPAQEFSEVIDVNIKGVANVIRHFVPAMVERKSGVIVNFSSGWGRSTDAEVAPYCATKWAIEGLTQSLAQELPTGMAAVALNPGIINTDMLRSSFGDSASSFPTADEWAKKAVPFLLQLGPCDNGKPSSVA, from the coding sequence ATGCCACGCGATAACGTCATTCTGGTAACCGGGGTTACACGCGGGCTCGGCCGGGCGATGGTGGATGAATTCGTTCGTCTTGGCCACACAGTATTGGGCTGTGGCCGCTCCCGGCAGGCCATTGCGCAACTGCGGATGTCGTTCGGAAGACCGCATGAGTTCGCGGAAGTCGATGTGGCGTCGGATGAACGGGTCAAATTGTGGGCGGGTCGAGTGCTGGAAAACTACGGCCCGCCTGACTTGTTGCTCAACAACGCCGCGCTCATCAACAAAAACGCGCCGTTGTGGAAAGTGCCCGCTCAGGAATTCTCCGAAGTCATCGACGTGAACATCAAGGGCGTGGCGAATGTCATCCGCCATTTTGTGCCGGCGATGGTCGAACGAAAAAGCGGCGTCATTGTGAACTTCAGTTCAGGCTGGGGCCGCTCTACGGATGCCGAGGTTGCGCCGTACTGCGCGACCAAGTGGGCAATTGAAGGACTCACGCAGTCGCTCGCTCAAGAGTTGCCAACTGGAATGGCCGCGGTTGCGCTAAACCCCGGCATCATCAATACCGACATGTTGCGAAGCTCCTTCGGCGATTCGGCGTCCAGTTTTCCCACCGCCGATGAATGGGCGAAGAAGGCCGTTCCGTTCCTGTTGCAACTGGGACCGTGTGACAATGGCAAGCCTTCGAGCGTGGCTTGA
- a CDS encoding amidohydrolase family protein has translation MKNFYFELGRTFGQTSAYAPEVCMPMLGQMWQVPNGEDRILWGTDSIWGGSPQSQIVRLRRLQIKDELIEKYHYPQLTDAVKDKIFGLNAAKLFNVDVKAARKAIKTDKLNAFKQEYKTAPQPSNTQYGWVRKPERGKKPAAPIRT, from the coding sequence GTGAAGAACTTCTATTTCGAACTCGGCAGGACGTTTGGTCAGACCTCCGCCTATGCGCCGGAAGTCTGCATGCCCATGCTCGGACAGATGTGGCAAGTGCCCAACGGCGAGGACCGGATTCTTTGGGGCACGGATTCCATCTGGGGTGGCAGTCCGCAGAGTCAGATCGTCCGCTTGCGCCGCTTGCAAATCAAAGATGAATTGATCGAGAAGTATCATTACCCGCAACTAACCGACGCGGTGAAAGACAAAATCTTTGGCCTGAACGCGGCGAAGCTGTTCAACGTGGATGTGAAAGCCGCGCGCAAAGCGATCAAGACCGACAAGCTCAACGCGTTCAAACAGGAATACAAAACCGCACCGCAACCCAGCAACACCCAGTATGGTTGGGTCCGGAAACCTGAGCGCGGGAAAAAACCAGCGGCGCCGATCAGAACTTGA
- a CDS encoding SDR family NAD(P)-dependent oxidoreductase, producing the protein MKSRLADKWVIITGASSGFGAATARAFGAEGARLLLGARRLDRLEKVSSECRAAGSPEALFHALDVSQTPSVESFVKWVRTRTDRVDVLINNAGGALGLDTVAQGKDEDWEGMLQTNVLGVLRMCRAVLPLMMNNPGGSIFNVGSYAGRVAYEGGSAYCGAKAAELQITRALRLELCGSGLRVGSIDPGLAETEFSVVRFKGDTARAKKVYEGTNPLKAEDIAEAIVWAASRPPHVCIDEMLIKATDQAGMHKVYRRTVTAQK; encoded by the coding sequence ATGAAATCGCGACTGGCAGACAAATGGGTGATCATTACGGGAGCATCGAGCGGGTTCGGCGCGGCGACGGCGCGTGCTTTTGGAGCGGAGGGCGCGAGGTTGCTGCTGGGCGCGCGACGACTGGATCGGCTGGAGAAGGTTTCTTCAGAATGCCGTGCTGCCGGCTCGCCCGAGGCTTTGTTTCATGCACTTGATGTTTCGCAAACGCCCAGCGTGGAGTCGTTCGTGAAGTGGGTTCGTACCCGCACCGACCGCGTTGATGTGCTGATCAACAACGCTGGCGGAGCGCTGGGCTTGGACACCGTCGCCCAAGGGAAGGACGAAGATTGGGAGGGGATGTTGCAGACCAACGTGCTGGGCGTGCTGCGGATGTGCCGCGCGGTTTTGCCACTGATGATGAACAATCCTGGTGGGAGCATTTTTAACGTCGGCTCGTATGCGGGTCGTGTGGCTTATGAAGGTGGCTCGGCTTATTGCGGGGCCAAAGCCGCCGAACTCCAAATCACGCGCGCGTTGCGTCTTGAACTCTGCGGCAGCGGCCTGCGCGTGGGCAGCATCGATCCGGGGTTGGCGGAAACGGAATTTTCCGTGGTGCGCTTCAAGGGCGACACGGCGCGCGCCAAGAAAGTCTATGAAGGCACCAACCCGCTCAAGGCTGAAGACATCGCTGAAGCCATCGTTTGGGCGGCCAGCCGTCCACCGCATGTATGCATCGATGAAATGCTGATCAAAGCCACCGACCAGGCGGGCATGCACAAAGTCTATCGGCGGACGGTGACGGCTCAGAAATAA
- a CDS encoding pirin family protein, with product MITIRKSAERGHANHGWLDTYHTFSFADYYDPQHIQFRSLRVINEDHVAGGGGFDTHPHRDMEIITYVVSGALEHRDSLGNHGVIKPGEVQRLTAGTGIQHSEFNHSATEPVHLLQIWILPDKTFLHPSYEQKAFADEPSNGRLRLVAAKDGRNGAVTINQDVNVFLGKFGPGDVATRHLKPDRHAWLQVINGDLLLNHNKLKMGDGAAVSDESSLKIVGNEKTDFLLFDLN from the coding sequence ATGATCACGATTCGTAAATCCGCGGAACGAGGCCACGCCAATCACGGCTGGCTCGACACGTATCACACCTTCTCGTTTGCCGACTACTACGACCCGCAACACATCCAGTTTCGCAGTCTGCGCGTCATCAATGAGGATCACGTTGCTGGCGGCGGCGGATTCGATACCCATCCGCACCGCGACATGGAGATCATCACCTACGTTGTCTCCGGCGCGCTCGAACATCGCGACAGCCTGGGCAATCATGGCGTGATCAAACCCGGCGAAGTGCAACGCCTCACCGCCGGCACGGGCATTCAACACAGTGAATTCAACCACTCCGCCACCGAGCCGGTCCACCTCCTCCAAATCTGGATCTTGCCCGACAAGACATTTCTACACCCGAGCTATGAGCAAAAGGCGTTTGCCGATGAACCGTCGAACGGCCGGTTACGACTTGTCGCTGCCAAAGACGGCCGGAATGGTGCGGTCACCATCAATCAGGACGTAAATGTATTCCTCGGCAAATTCGGCCCTGGGGATGTTGCCACTCGTCACCTCAAACCTGATCGCCATGCCTGGCTGCAAGTAATCAACGGCGACTTGCTGCTCAATCATAACAAACTCAAAATGGGAGATGGGGCTGCTGTCAGCGACGAATCATCGTTGAAGATCGTTGGCAACGAGAAAACCGACTTTCTGCTGTTCGATTTGAACTGA
- a CDS encoding carbon-nitrogen hydrolase family protein, which yields MRAVHKIIRWFPLGIMAGVLLGFDSSRAADADTPQTVRVAGIVLKWIRADKEANYRRAEPMIREAAANGAKIVCTTECFLDGYAIKDKSIPLEEYRALGEPIPSGKYFQKLTSLAKELKIHLVAGMLEADGDARYNTSVLIGPDGKLIGKYHKQKLQHELVRNTPGDSSPVFETPYGRVGIMICADRTEPTIVRRFCAAGADFLICPSGGMYGPRSNDPIVRSRSRENKIPIVFVHPAEFLVTGPDGNDLANTLVGNRLEISADQVGSDKDENRIFYFELPLQRREGR from the coding sequence ATGCGCGCGGTTCACAAGATAATCAGATGGTTTCCTTTGGGCATCATGGCGGGGGTGTTGCTTGGGTTTGATTCGTCACGAGCGGCAGATGCCGACACCCCGCAAACTGTCCGGGTAGCCGGCATTGTGCTCAAGTGGATTCGCGCGGACAAAGAGGCTAATTATCGTCGCGCCGAACCGATGATTCGCGAGGCTGCCGCGAATGGCGCGAAGATCGTTTGCACGACCGAGTGTTTTCTGGACGGCTACGCGATCAAAGACAAGAGCATTCCGCTGGAAGAATATCGTGCGCTGGGCGAGCCGATTCCATCGGGAAAATATTTTCAAAAACTGACATCCCTCGCGAAAGAACTGAAGATTCATCTGGTCGCAGGCATGTTGGAGGCGGATGGAGACGCGCGCTACAACACTTCGGTCTTGATCGGGCCGGATGGCAAACTGATCGGCAAATACCACAAACAGAAATTGCAGCACGAATTGGTGCGCAACACGCCGGGCGACAGCTCGCCGGTGTTTGAGACGCCTTACGGCCGCGTCGGCATCATGATTTGCGCGGACCGCACCGAGCCGACGATTGTCCGGCGCTTCTGCGCGGCGGGAGCCGATTTTCTCATCTGTCCATCTGGCGGCATGTATGGCCCGAGGAGCAATGACCCGATTGTGCGATCCAGATCTCGCGAGAACAAAATCCCCATCGTCTTTGTCCATCCGGCTGAGTTCCTGGTGACCGGACCGGATGGAAACGATCTGGCCAATACCCTCGTGGGAAATCGTCTCGAGATTTCTGCAGACCAGGTCGGAAGCGACAAGGACGAGAATCGGATATTCTATTTCGAACTGCCGTTGCAAAGAAGAGAAGGCCGGTAG
- a CDS encoding PEP-CTERM sorting domain-containing protein, protein MKRTIVASILGIAASVATVASSYGQGHIWFDNYNSPAGKVTYGDSGYGSPGPVGTGVDSSYQAALYYGLGTVSEPADPDGTAIPQNLQLLTASGQPAGYPAMFAINGAPPGYFKGPILTIPDYINGPITFEIVVWKGGTYYGDPLNGPRGHSAAFTMASITTGSLAANIFDSGLTDFQVFLIPEPSTFALAGLGAAALLIFRLRK, encoded by the coding sequence ATGAAAAGAACAATCGTCGCATCAATACTTGGAATAGCCGCCTCCGTCGCCACTGTAGCATCGTCCTATGGACAGGGTCACATCTGGTTTGACAACTACAACTCGCCAGCCGGGAAGGTTACCTATGGGGATAGTGGGTACGGCTCGCCTGGACCAGTAGGGACAGGAGTGGATTCCTCATACCAAGCCGCACTTTATTATGGACTCGGCACGGTATCTGAACCCGCCGATCCAGATGGAACCGCAATCCCCCAAAATCTGCAATTGCTCACAGCTTCAGGCCAACCTGCTGGCTATCCAGCCATGTTCGCCATTAATGGTGCCCCACCCGGCTACTTCAAGGGCCCAATCCTGACGATTCCGGATTACATTAATGGTCCTATTACCTTCGAAATCGTCGTTTGGAAAGGGGGGACGTATTATGGCGATCCACTCAACGGACCTAGAGGACACTCGGCAGCGTTCACCATGGCATCAATAACAACTGGATCACTTGCTGCGAATATTTTTGATTCAGGCCTCACCGACTTTCAGGTCTTTTTAATTCCTGAGCCGTCAACGTTTGCTTTGGCTGGTTTGGGTGCTGCGGCACTGCTGATTTTCCGCCTCAGGAAGTAG
- a CDS encoding c-type cytochrome, giving the protein MGFGAAAFAAEPDDPAAELASFQIADGFEVNLFASEKDSVVKPIQIRFDPRGRLWVIGSTVYPQIEPGQIPNDKVLILEDTNHDGRCDKTTVFADGLMIPTGIELGDGGAYVGHGTEMLFLKDSDGDGKADERRVVLRGFGTGDNHQNINSFLFGPGGELWFSQGLHTRSHVETPWGIVHLEQAGLWRLWPRRLKLEGFYGSEHEPQNPWGYVFTDWGEPIVIAGNNSSSIYPVPGLVLNHRDDPPALIWKNGNGRKSSGGDIVGTTHFPDAWQGVLILGGYINNAVWALKISDDGAGFSLEDLPPLIKSTSRNFRPVDAKFGPDGALYICDWYNPIIGHYQASFRHPDRDKTHGRIWRVTAKGRALTKPPQLHEASLTELLEDLKSPDRWTRRFAKRVLADRPREQVTKALNEWSVQPGLSEHTLVEALGVYQSHEVIAPELLARLCRATNANARAYAAGVVGNWADRLADPLALLRPLVTDENPRVRLHAVVACTYVPKPEAMEVAALAADFPTDQFLTYALNQAVFALKPYWLAPFKAGKLNLENKPPRLDLLVRADGTPDTLQILRDQLRSPKLDTVMRETYLRLLADVGDANDLGTILTLTDATLQSRLLPALATATLVRNVRPGGDLVAALRPLIESQNEDLRSEAIRLAGVWKLESFRSSAARLILDDQPSDKTRRRAVEALALFGGDASRQILLRLAGEAPPPVRSAAIAGLCGFDLSASARLASESFANLKDEALVSEVFSAFLQRKGGGATLAYALAAKPPSQPVAETGLRLMSASGRRNERLAQVLGDAIGRSTQTRRMTSDEIRAFGDDVRAHGDAKRGAEIFRRPQLGCIACHTVNGQGGNIGPNLSALGTAQPIDFIIGAILEPQKEIKEGFVSISVTTKDGEEYQGYELRETKDELTMRDVLQNKEVRLSRAAIKGKKQNGSVMPSGLTDSLSRAEFRDLVRFLSELGRQK; this is encoded by the coding sequence TTGGGGTTTGGCGCTGCCGCCTTCGCCGCCGAGCCTGACGATCCCGCCGCCGAACTCGCTTCATTCCAAATCGCTGACGGCTTTGAGGTCAACCTGTTCGCGTCCGAGAAAGACAGCGTCGTGAAACCGATTCAAATTCGTTTCGATCCGCGTGGGCGGCTATGGGTCATCGGCAGCACAGTCTATCCGCAGATTGAACCCGGCCAGATACCGAACGACAAGGTCCTGATCCTCGAAGACACGAATCATGATGGGCGTTGTGACAAGACCACGGTCTTCGCCGACGGTCTGATGATTCCAACAGGAATCGAGTTGGGTGACGGCGGTGCGTATGTCGGTCACGGGACGGAAATGTTATTCCTCAAAGACAGCGACGGCGATGGCAAAGCGGACGAGCGTCGCGTTGTGCTCCGCGGGTTCGGCACTGGCGACAATCATCAGAACATAAACTCATTTCTTTTTGGACCAGGCGGCGAACTGTGGTTTTCCCAGGGACTGCATACTCGTTCTCATGTGGAAACGCCGTGGGGCATCGTGCACCTTGAACAGGCCGGACTCTGGCGTTTGTGGCCGCGCCGTTTGAAACTGGAAGGCTTCTACGGGTCGGAACACGAGCCGCAGAATCCCTGGGGCTACGTCTTCACTGATTGGGGCGAACCGATTGTGATCGCGGGCAACAACAGTTCCTCGATTTATCCGGTGCCAGGCCTGGTGCTGAACCATCGCGACGATCCGCCCGCGTTGATTTGGAAAAACGGCAATGGTCGCAAGTCCAGCGGCGGCGACATCGTGGGCACGACGCATTTCCCCGACGCGTGGCAGGGCGTGCTCATCCTCGGCGGTTACATCAACAACGCCGTGTGGGCGCTCAAGATCAGCGACGACGGCGCGGGCTTCAGCCTCGAGGATTTGCCGCCGCTCATTAAATCCACGAGCCGTAATTTTCGGCCGGTGGACGCGAAGTTCGGTCCGGATGGCGCACTTTACATTTGCGATTGGTATAATCCAATCATCGGCCACTACCAGGCCAGTTTCCGTCATCCCGACCGCGACAAGACCCACGGAAGAATCTGGCGTGTCACGGCAAAGGGCCGTGCGTTGACCAAACCGCCGCAGTTGCATGAAGCGTCTTTGACCGAGTTGTTGGAGGACTTGAAATCTCCCGACCGTTGGACGCGACGCTTCGCCAAGCGCGTGCTGGCGGATCGTCCGAGGGAACAAGTCACCAAAGCCTTGAACGAATGGAGCGTTCAACCTGGTTTGTCCGAGCACACGCTGGTCGAGGCGTTGGGCGTTTACCAAAGTCATGAAGTTATCGCGCCGGAATTGCTTGCGCGCCTCTGTCGTGCCACCAACGCGAATGCGCGCGCCTACGCCGCCGGAGTTGTGGGCAATTGGGCCGACCGGCTGGCCGACCCGCTGGCGTTGCTTCGTCCACTCGTCACCGATGAAAATCCGCGTGTGCGACTGCACGCGGTCGTGGCTTGCACTTATGTGCCGAAACCGGAGGCGATGGAAGTCGCCGCCCTCGCCGCAGATTTTCCGACCGATCAATTTTTGACTTATGCGTTGAACCAGGCCGTCTTTGCGTTGAAGCCCTATTGGCTCGCGCCTTTCAAGGCGGGCAAATTGAATTTGGAAAACAAACCGCCGCGCCTCGACCTGCTCGTGCGCGCCGACGGCACTCCGGACACTCTGCAAATCCTGCGCGACCAGTTGCGCTCACCCAAACTCGATACCGTAATGCGCGAAACGTATCTTCGCCTTCTCGCTGACGTCGGCGATGCGAATGACCTCGGCACCATCCTCACACTGACTGATGCCACGCTCCAGTCTCGCCTGTTGCCGGCGCTTGCGACCGCGACGCTCGTGCGCAATGTCCGCCCCGGCGGTGACCTTGTTGCTGCCCTCCGCCCATTGATCGAAAGTCAGAACGAGGACTTGAGGAGTGAAGCGATCCGGCTCGCCGGCGTTTGGAAGCTGGAATCATTTCGTTCGTCGGCGGCGCGATTGATTCTTGACGATCAGCCAAGTGACAAAACTCGTCGCCGCGCTGTGGAGGCGCTGGCATTGTTCGGTGGCGATGCGAGTCGCCAGATCCTCCTGCGCCTGGCCGGCGAAGCTCCACCGCCGGTGCGGAGCGCGGCGATTGCCGGCTTGTGTGGTTTCGATCTGAGCGCATCCGCCAGGCTCGCGAGCGAAAGTTTTGCGAACCTCAAGGATGAAGCATTGGTGAGCGAGGTATTTTCTGCTTTTCTTCAACGCAAAGGCGGTGGTGCAACGTTGGCCTACGCGCTCGCGGCAAAGCCGCCTTCCCAACCAGTTGCAGAGACTGGCTTGCGTTTAATGAGCGCCAGCGGCCGGCGCAATGAACGGTTGGCCCAGGTTCTTGGCGATGCTATCGGCCGCAGCACCCAAACCAGGCGAATGACATCCGACGAAATCCGGGCTTTCGGCGATGACGTTCGCGCCCATGGCGACGCGAAACGGGGCGCGGAGATTTTTCGCCGTCCACAACTCGGCTGCATCGCCTGCCACACTGTCAACGGACAGGGCGGAAACATCGGTCCAAATCTCAGTGCGCTCGGGACGGCGCAGCCGATTGATTTCATCATTGGCGCGATTCTCGAGCCACAAAAGGAAATCAAAGAAGGGTTCGTGTCGATCTCGGTCACGACAAAGGATGGTGAGGAGTACCAAGGCTATGAGCTTCGTGAGACCAAGGATGAGCTGACGATGCGGGATGTTCTTCAAAACAAGGAAGTCCGCTTGAGCCGCGCCGCGATCAAGGGGAAGAAACAAAATGGTTCGGTGATGCCCAGTGGATTGACTGACTCTTTGAGTCGGGCCGAATTCCGGGATCTCGTTCGGTTTCTCTCCGAGTTGGGCCGGCAAAAATAG